From a single Xiphophorus maculatus strain JP 163 A chromosome 5, X_maculatus-5.0-male, whole genome shotgun sequence genomic region:
- the LOC102221508 gene encoding complement C1q tumor necrosis factor-related protein 1, producing the protein MAAMLTSSSSPLFLLALVCCVSSSPRSPSRLCRRCCDQLDPPATTAHYQMPEVRTVINMTILKGDKGDRGDKGTPGKPGLEGPAGQLGPLGPKGSKGHAGAPGDACKIPHSSFSVGRRKSLHSVEYYQALVFDTVFVNLHEHFNMFKGKFYCYVPGIYFFNVNIHTWNFKETYLHLMHNDKEKVILYAQPSERSIMQSQSVMLDLALNDEVWVRLYKRERENAIYSDDVDVYITFNGYLVAPGVQ; encoded by the exons ATGGCAGCCATGTTGACCTCTAGCTCCAGCCCGCTGTTCCTCCTCGCCTTGGTGTGCTGCGTCTCCTCTTCGCCCAGATCGCCATCTCGGCTCTGCAGGCGATGCTGCGACCAGCTGGATCCACCGGCCACCACCGCTCATTATCAAATGCCTGAAGTCAGAACTGTCATCAACATGACCATCCTCAAAG GTGACAAAGGCGACCGAGGAGACAAAGGCACGCCCGGGAAGCCGGGTCTGGAAGGGCCCGCCGGGCAGCTAGGACCCCTGGGGCCAAAAGGCAGCAAAGGCCATGCGGGCGCCCCCGGCGATGCCTGCAAGATCCCGCACTCTTCCTTCTCCGTCGGGCGCCGCAAGTCCCTGCACAGCGTGGAGTACTACCAGGCGCTGGTCTTCGACACGGTGTTCGTCAACCTCCACGAGCACTTCAACATGTTCAAGGGGAAGTTCTACTGCTACGTGCCGGGGATCTACTTCTTCAACGTCAACATCCACACCTGGAACTTCAAGGAGACCTACCTGCACCTCATGCATAACGACAAGGAGAAGGTGATCCTGTACGCGCAGCCCAGCGAGCGGTCCATCATGCAGAGCCAGAGCGTCATGCTGGACCTGGCCCTGAACGACGAGGTGTGGGTCCGCCTCTACAAGAGGGAGCGCGAGAACGCCATCTACAGCGACGATGTGGATGTTTACATCACGTTCAATGGATACCTGGTGGCGCCGGGCGTCCAGTAA